Proteins from a genomic interval of Granulicella sp. L56:
- a CDS encoding radical SAM protein, producing the protein MKTSEVLHAWAGILEGRRPSLSIEITKECPLRCPGCYAFDDAHLGDSETTLRQLSDFKGDALVQGILEVVDRYRPLHLSLVGGDPLVRYRELELLLPELDQRGIHVQIVTSAFRAIPKHWADLPRLNLVVSIDGLQPEHDARRKPATYERILKNLEGASATIHCTITGQIADKPHYLEDFLRFWSARPEAKKVWMSIFTPQIGAEGPEILTPEVRAAVIAELLRLRPLYPILDMHESCIEEFRHPPKSPEECIFARTTHTVSADLKTAITPCQFGGNPDCSQCGCIASMGLAAVGHHKVAGNLTAGRIFMVSDRIGTGVRKLLDPTLEKTRRAS; encoded by the coding sequence GTGAAGACTTCAGAAGTGCTACACGCGTGGGCTGGAATTCTGGAAGGGAGACGTCCCTCCTTATCCATTGAAATCACAAAGGAGTGCCCGCTTCGCTGTCCTGGTTGCTATGCCTTCGACGACGCCCACCTCGGCGACAGCGAAACCACCCTCCGCCAGCTATCCGATTTCAAAGGAGACGCTCTGGTCCAGGGCATCCTCGAAGTCGTCGACCGCTATCGCCCCCTCCATCTTTCGCTCGTCGGCGGAGACCCGCTCGTTCGCTACCGCGAGCTAGAGCTTCTGCTACCCGAACTGGACCAGCGCGGCATCCACGTTCAGATCGTCACCAGCGCCTTCCGCGCCATCCCAAAACACTGGGCAGACCTTCCCCGGCTCAATCTCGTCGTCTCCATCGACGGCCTCCAGCCCGAACACGACGCCCGCCGCAAGCCCGCGACCTACGAGCGCATCCTCAAGAACCTCGAGGGCGCAAGCGCCACCATTCACTGCACCATCACCGGCCAGATCGCCGACAAGCCACACTACTTGGAAGATTTTCTGCGCTTCTGGTCGGCCCGCCCCGAGGCCAAAAAGGTCTGGATGAGCATCTTCACGCCGCAGATTGGCGCAGAAGGTCCCGAGATCCTCACCCCCGAAGTCCGCGCCGCCGTCATCGCTGAACTTTTACGCCTGCGTCCTCTCTATCCCATCCTCGACATGCACGAATCCTGCATTGAAGAGTTCCGCCACCCGCCAAAATCACCCGAAGAGTGCATCTTCGCCCGCACTACCCACACCGTCTCCGCCGACCTTAAGACCGCGATTACGCCATGCCAGTTCGGCGGCAACCCCGATTGTTCGCAGTGCGGTTGCATCGCCTCCATGGGCCTCGCCGCCGTCGGTCATCATAAAGTTGCCGGAAACCTTACCGCAGGTCGTATATTTATGGTCTCCGACCGTATTGGCACGGGCGTGAGGAAACTGCTAGACCCGACTTTAGAGAAGACAAGGAGAGCCTCATAG